From a single Macrobrachium rosenbergii isolate ZJJX-2024 chromosome 7, ASM4041242v1, whole genome shotgun sequence genomic region:
- the LOC136840540 gene encoding uncharacterized protein has product MEFPSTSCEVPRISPMSVAERDLIVELVQEEKVLHIRKMDRRLIAEKQKAWARVTEKYNTYGLGPKRTVAQVKTAWERLKIKAKHDQATRRRECLKTGGGPPPADVPDDSLKVLDVISEETAIPDCLFDSDAMPCKCCLYRGDVLPWKVS; this is encoded by the exons ATGGAATTCCCTTCAACGTCGTGTGAAGTACCGAGGATTAGTCCTATGTCGGTAGCAGAGAGGGACTTGATAGTGGAGCTGGTTCAGGAAGAGAAAGTGCTGCATATTAGGAAAATGGACCGAAGATTAATCGCTGAAAAACAGAAAGCATGGGCCAGGGTGACTGAGAAGTACAATACGTATGGACTGGGACCAAAGAGGACAGTGGCCCAGGTAAAGACTGCATGGGAACGTCTAAAAATCAA AGCCAAGCATGACCAGGCCACCAGGAGGAGAGAGTGCCTTAAAACTGGTGGTGGGCCACCACCTGCAGATGTGCCTGATGATTCACTGAAAGTCCTGGATGTGATCAGTGAGGAGACAGCCATCCCAGACTGCTTATTTGACAGTGATGCAATGCCATGTAAGTGTTGTCTATATCGTGGTGATGTTTTACCTTGGAAAGTTTCATAG